Proteins from one Desulfonema limicola genomic window:
- the cbiQ gene encoding cobalt ECF transporter T component CbiQ codes for MIQEPFASGNSFLHKTDPRIKVFFAALFSCMTALLNQFSSLTACLGLSLVLVFMARLNFKMLIRRLAVIWGFLLLLWAVLPLSFEGRVIYQLGPLKFTLPGIIAAAKITIKSNAILLAFIALVSTMNFTVLGYVLNYFKIPEKLVHLLLLTYRYIFVIEQEYQRLVRSAKIRAFKPKTDLHTYKTYAYLAGMLFVKASARADRVYQAMKCRGFKGRFYCLQEFSVSEHDRAWFLFMTACLSIIFFLEL; via the coding sequence ATGATTCAAGAGCCTTTTGCATCAGGAAATTCCTTTTTACACAAAACAGACCCAAGAATTAAGGTTTTTTTTGCAGCATTATTTTCATGTATGACTGCCCTGCTTAATCAATTTTCTTCATTAACAGCATGTCTTGGATTATCTCTTGTACTTGTTTTTATGGCAAGACTGAATTTTAAAATGCTTATCAGGCGGCTGGCTGTTATATGGGGTTTTCTGCTTTTGCTCTGGGCTGTACTGCCCCTGAGCTTTGAGGGCCGGGTAATTTACCAGTTAGGACCTCTTAAATTTACACTGCCTGGAATCATAGCTGCTGCAAAAATCACTATTAAATCCAATGCCATATTATTAGCCTTTATTGCTCTTGTCAGCACAATGAATTTTACTGTACTGGGATATGTATTAAATTATTTTAAAATCCCTGAAAAACTTGTTCATCTTCTGCTTCTTACCTACAGGTATATATTTGTAATTGAACAGGAATATCAGCGTCTTGTAAGGTCTGCAAAAATAAGGGCTTTTAAACCAAAAACTGATCTGCATACATATAAAACCTATGCCTATCTTGCAGGAATGCTCTTTGTAAAGGCTTCTGCAAGAGCAGACAGGGTATATCAGGCCATGAAATGCCGGGGTTTTAAAGGCAGATTTTACTGTCTTCAGGAATTTTCAGTCTCAGAACATGACCGGGCATGGTTTTTATTTATGACTGCCTGTTTATCAATCATCTTTTTTTTGGAATTATAG
- a CDS encoding energy-coupling factor ABC transporter ATP-binding protein produces the protein MSSRQALIDLKGVSFGYPGSKLILDKLDLTLNSGDRIGLLGPNGSGKTTLFHIIMGLLKPIEGKIEILGKPAQTQKDFREVYKKVGLLFQDADDQLFSPTVLEDVAFGPLNLGKSKQDAVRIAEKTLDYLGLSGFEHRITHKLSGGEKRLVSLAAVLAMEPEVLLMDEPSTGLDDPTKRKLTEVLNHLDLSYILISHESEFMAGITHSMYMMENGKIRTDIDMRYYIHAHPHTCHQHF, from the coding sequence ATGAGTTCCAGACAGGCTTTAATTGATCTTAAAGGAGTATCTTTTGGCTATCCAGGCAGCAAACTGATTTTAGACAAGCTTGACCTGACGCTTAATTCAGGAGACCGCATAGGTCTGCTTGGCCCCAATGGAAGCGGAAAAACCACATTGTTTCATATCATAATGGGTCTTCTTAAACCAATAGAAGGTAAAATTGAAATCTTAGGAAAACCTGCTCAAACCCAGAAGGATTTCAGGGAAGTATATAAAAAAGTAGGGCTTTTATTCCAGGATGCAGATGATCAATTATTCAGCCCCACAGTTCTTGAAGATGTGGCTTTCGGTCCTCTTAACCTGGGTAAATCAAAACAGGATGCTGTTAGAATAGCTGAAAAAACCCTTGATTATCTTGGACTTTCAGGCTTTGAACACAGGATCACCCACAAACTTTCAGGCGGGGAAAAACGTCTGGTGTCCCTGGCTGCTGTTTTAGCTATGGAACCAGAGGTACTGCTCATGGATGAACCCAGTACAGGCCTGGATGATCCGACAAAAAGAAAATTAACAGAAGTACTCAACCATCTTGATTTATCTTATATACTTATTTCCCATGAAAGCGAATTCATGGCCGGCATTACCCATTCCATGTATATGATGGAAAATGGAAAAATCAGAACAGATATAGATATGCGTTATTATATCCATGCACATCCCCATACCTGCCACCAGCATTTTTAA